In Arctopsyche grandis isolate Sample6627 chromosome 13, ASM5162203v2, whole genome shotgun sequence, one DNA window encodes the following:
- the Set2 gene encoding SET domain containing 2 isoform X2, with protein sequence MGRKKKATATTRGKATTRNKASTVEPRAPPKVITKSDPAFMNKDCSESESQDSNSLTMPMASMSHKNFGKYRCLAEKVSQMSEMCGDICGTPPPNVEVKIVDPCASSESDNSNSIEILNSMNHTGGSDMPVLRSLGRINRSDRSSDSGSPISFKLLRTKLLQKINCENKINNENDITLSTVSFDTQLPDPTLNIITCNDPRRGFTSSVSHYSDILESFSPIMKADVDSNDAVDGFADSYENEKLTEDDSKDYVEKMSNNDDEMYTIFEILDDNPEGECGDSKMEHNLFSVSDSVMSDNSVNNTLVNTDASSSFSRTKDDRKDTLSPVKDVSTDLDDFENRISSIKLSSNIETYSMSENVCSDFPSKSLTVLEERKIDDSTNASETCSTPTSMVSEEDSRTASKLEPERVEPLSNCSTDSSSSSSISGIRRSNRIKTINVLKQRSRGHGLVKTPPKSSLAKDVITKNLENEKLDKSNLSTLTSQCSPVFSVPNMDAENRPVKVKSRWRRSSEMEMGSRSPITPPLNSPNTLNASSSKLSSENSNDANGRMSVETVDCSESKTSKKSDDQAIQDRLSQFLIILENEYHCDRAISKEARKMTCDCFLTKEEVERGELGCGEDCLNRLLMIECNSRCPVGGRCTNRRFQTNQYSELRVIKTERKGLGIQAVDDIPRGEFLMEYVGEVLNWEQFNQRAQEYSSDKNTHHYFMSLKGDAVIDATLKGNISRFINHSCDPNAETQKWTVNGDLRIGFFSKKDITAGDEITFDYQFQRYGKEGLRCFCEASNCRGWIGEEPDSSEDEDEPEEPEVDSEVVIEAKTLVEDENLDVLVEESNEVSDPTPDVVDNMVVEDQTKIVTVTRRRSKRNRFASCKNDLRQDMDLEEEMNMLHLSGIKNQSHTLALCRAMVRAKQIEARILLLRLLATADLPCRRLFLDYRGLRLLASWCEDADDFVRLEILFALKKLPIPNKTLLEENKILSTIEKWQEDTKDDSSDDSRPGTPVFIDESTGLPAENVSRFKSTDSSQDSQDSIKKDDENINKLSKQLLENWASLQEVFKIPKKERIQLMKEHERQANELQAENDKEKETPKEERWEERYNRHDREKKRPVISVLDLPRRNQIRLDDRVLASVPPMSKEERRREFAARAAHQEQLRRAQASLSNTTVLVDPNASRGPILTPTGHWTPNHEPIQSIPPANYGNIIVNGAPGTTPVDYGMTDFTQPEYMQIDYPSNEYAQPNKYQFGYSANQQIYPTPPVNSSMPPPVPGYSFNPNYNTVPYQSTNYCNTPPVPPVSPFQNMSIPPGHSQSNLSTCVMPIHTISSIPSQLNISPLASQPIPSIVAMQTNSVIQNPSPTIAPQPIPTLVPSLPSQYLYSANNAQHSNTVKYYQPPPDTKLPPIQDHRKVETTTLAEDDNINDVGNDVIPWTPVRLPSRWRSMKDPRGRTYYYHVKYRIPQWEPPLYSPTLNSDDGDSSLDEKEASDDETKDNNEVLTDGTYDKLIEGVNGIYKNLKEDKVFKKNGMVKKVQYFTHKVKKSRPRLVTERIISPRLEEDKINAKMDLKRYKETKEKLRKRKELALAAAGCPDSLNKYKKRSKSSKHKKVKEPPAVVEVGEKAARHIKEKFRASMARVMVHHLDPYRRDDCIIGHITNTADFKHLARKLTHFVMLKELKHCQTVSDLECNDSVKQKAKEFVKKYMAKYGPVYIRPLDEVDC encoded by the exons atggggcGTAAAAAGAAAGCAACGGCAACCACCAGGGGGAAAGCCACAACAAGAAACAAAGCGTCCACGGTTGAACCTCGAGCTCCGCCCAAGGTGATCACCAAAAGCGATCCAGCCTTTATGAACAAAGACTGCAGCGAGAGCGAATCTCAAGATTCTAACAGCTTAACGATGCCGATGGCTTCGATGAGTCACAAAAACTTCGGCAAATACAGGTGTCTAGCTGAAAAGGTTTCACAAATGAGCGAAATGTGCGGAGACATTTGCGGTACTCCGCCTCCCAACGTGGAAGTGAAAATTGTGGATCCGTGTGCCAGTTCCGAATCGGACAACAGTAACTCCatagaaatattaaattcaatgaaTCACACCGGTGGTTCCGATATGCCTGTGCTACGCTCGTTGGGCCGAATCAATCGCAGCGATCGTAGCTCTGATTCCGGAAGCCCCATCTCGTTCAAACTGTTGCGGACGAAGTTGTTGCAGAAAATAaactgtgaaaataaaattaataatgaaaatgataTAACTTTATCTACCGTTTCTTTTGATACTCAATTGCCGGATCCCACGCTGAATATAATAACATGTAACGATCCGAGGAGGGGTTTCACATCGTCTGTTAGTCATTATAGTGATATACTCGAAAGCTTTTCTCCGATTATGAAAGCGGACGTGGATTCTAATGACGCCGTCGATGGTTTTGCAGATAGTTATGAAAATGAAAAGCTCACCGAAGACGATAGTAAAGATTATGTTGAAAAAATGAGCAATAATGATGATGAAATGTatactatttttgaaatattagaCGACAATCCCGAAGGCGAATGCGGCGATTCAAAGATGGAACACAATTTATTTTCAGTGTCGGACTCGGTAATGTCCGATAATTCAGTCAATAACACTTTAGTCAACACTGATGCCAGTTCGTCTTTTAGCCGAACGAAAGACGACAGAAAAGATACTCTATCACCAGTCAAAGACGTGTCGACGGATTTAGACGACTTTGAAAATAGGATAAGTAGCATAAAATTGTCTTCGAATATTGAAACGTACAGCATGTCGGAAAATGTATGTTCTGATTTTCCTAGTAAATCGCTTACAGTACTCGAAGAGAGAAAGATTGACGATTCGACTAACGCTTCGGAAACATGCTCTACGCCTACGTCGATGGTTTCAGAAGAAGATTCACGCACCGCTAGTAAATTGGAACCCGAGAGAGTTGAACCACTTTCGAATTGTTCGACGGATTCGTCTTCGTCGTCAAGCATCTCTGGAATCAGAAGATCGAATAGAATCAAGACTATTAACGTCCTCAAACAGCGATCCAGGGGACATGGTCTCGTTAAAACCCCGCCGAAATCCTCACTCGCCAAAGATGTCATTACTAAAAACCTGGAAAACGAAAAGTTAGATAAATCAAATCTGTCCACATTGACTTCTCAATGCTCTCCAGTGTTTTCTGTGCCGAATATGGACGCCGAAAACAGGCCAGTTAAAGTGAAGTCGCGGTGGCGGAGATCCAGCGAGATGGAGATGGGTAGCAGGTCTCCTATAACGCCGCCTTTAAACAGTCCCAATACTTTAAACGCCAGCAGTTCAAAGTTGTCATCGGAGAACTCGAATGATGCCAACGGTCGCATGTCCGTTGAAACTGTAGATTGCTCCGAATCTAAAACTAGTAAAAAATCCGACGACCAAGCCATACAAGATAGACTATCTCAATTCTTGATCATTCTTGAAAATGAATATCACTGTGATAGAGCGATTAGTAAAGAAGCTAGGAAGATGACTTGTGATTGTTTTTTGACTAAAGAAGAAGTTGAACGAGGAGAGTTGGGCTGCGGCGAAGACTGCTTGAATCGCTTGCTGATGATAGAAtg TAATTCTCGTTGTCCTGTCGGCGGTCGTTGTACTAATAGAAGATTTCAAACCAATCAGTATTCCGAGTTGCGTGTAATTAAAACTGAAAGGAAAGGTTTGGGTATTCAAGCTGTTGATGATATTCCAcg GGGCGAATTTCTGATGGAGTATGTGGGAGAAGTGCTCAATTGGGAACAGTTCAATCAAAGAGCACAAGAATATTCGTCCGATAAGAATACTCATCATTATTTCATGTCCTTAAAAGGCGACGCTGTGATAGACGCCACGTTGAAAGGAAacatttctcgttttataaatCATTCATGTGATCCGAATGCGGAAACTCAAAAGTGGACAGTGAACGGTGATCTAAGAATTGGTTTTTTCAGTAAAAAAGACATCACTGCTGGTGATGAAATAACTTTCGACTATCAATTTCAAAGATATGG aAAAGAAGGCTTGAGATGTTTTTGTGAAGCTAGCAACTGTCGTGGTTGGATCGGCGAAGAGCCTGATTCCTCCGAGGATGAG gaTGAACCGGAAGAGCCTGAAGTAGACAGTGAAGTTGTTATTGAGGCAAAAACTTTGGTTGAAGATGAGAATCTAGATGTTTTAGTAGAAGAATCAAATGAAGTTTCAGACCCAACACCTGATGTCGTTGACAATATGGTAGTTGAAGACCAAACTAAGATTGTTACTGTTACTCGGAGGAGATCAAAACGAAATCGATTTGCTAGTTGTAAAAATGATTTACGCCAGGATATGGAT TTGGAAGAAGAAATGAATATGTTGCATCTTAGTGGTATTAAAAATCAATCACACACACTTGCACTCTGTCGAGCTATGGTCCGAGCCAAGCAGATAGAAGCCAGGATATTATTACTACGGTTGTTGGCGACCGCAGACTTACCTTGTAGACGGCTATTTCTTGACTATCGAGGGTTGCGCTTGTTGGCCTCGTGGTGCGAAGATGCCGATGATTTTGTTAG gtTAGAAATACTATTCGCACTAAAAAAGTTACCTATACCGAATAAAACTTTACTCGAagagaataaaatattatcgactATAGAAAAATGGCAAGAAGATACTAAAGATGATTCTAGTGATGATAGTAGGCCTGGTACACCTGTGTTCATCGATGAAAGCACTGGTTTACCCGCTGAAAATGTTTCAAGATTTAAAAGCACTGATTCCAGTCAAGATTCACAAGACAGTATTAAAAAAGATGATGAAAACATCAATAAACTATCTAAACAACTTTTGGAGAATTGGGCTAGCTTAcag GAAGTGTTCAAAATACCCAAAAAAGAACGCATTCAATTAATGAAAGAGCACGAACGTCAAGCAAATGAACTCCAAGCGGAAAACGACAAAGAAAAGGAAACACCGAAAGAAGAGAGATGGGAAGAACGGTACAATCGGCACGATAGAGAGAAAAAGCGTCCGGTTATATCAGTTCTTGATTTACCTCGTAGAAATCAAATTag ATTGGATGATCGTGTGCTGGCTTCCGTACCTCCCATGTCCAAGGAGGAAAGAAGAAGAGAATTCGCCGCTCGAGCTGCCCATCAAGAACAACTGCGGCGTGCCCAAGCTTCGTTATCGAATACTACCGTATTAGTCGATCCAAATGCATCGAGAGGGCCTATACTTACACCAACCGGTCATTGGACACCTAATCACGAACCAATTCAG AGCATTCCGCCTGCCAATTATGGGAACATCATAGTCAACGGTGCGCCAGGTACTACGCCGGTGGATTACGGCATGACCGATTTCACACAACCAGAATATATGCAAATTGATTACCCATCCAATGAATACGCACAACCTAATAAATATCAATTCGGATATAGTGCAAATCAACAAATTTATCCAACTCCGCCGGTAAATTCATCGATGCCTCCTCCGGTACCCGGCTATAGTTTCAATCCTAATTATAACACTGTACCGTACCAGAGTACGAATTATTGCAACACTCCTCCGGTGCCACCGGTATCGCCTttccaaaatatgtcaattccACCTGGACACTCTCAGTCTAATTTGTCGACATGTGTTATGCCGATTCATACAATTTCGTCAATACCATCTCAACTTAATATTTCGCCGTTGGCAAGTCAACCCATCCCGTCAATAGTAGCAATGCAGACTAACTCGGTAATCCAAAATCCATCTCCAACTATTGCTCCGCAGCCGATTCCTACGTTAGTCCCATCGCTTCCTTCTCAATATTTGTATTCCGCCAATAACGCACAACATAGTAATACAGTTAAATATTATCAACCGCCACCAGATACGAAATTACCACCAATTCAAGATCATCGCAAAGTCGAAACGACTACTCTCGCTGAAGat GATAATATTAATGATGTTGGAAATGATGTTATTCCTTGGACTCCGGTTAGATTGCCGTCTAGATGGAGATCAATGAAGGATCCTCGAGGTCGAACTTATTACTATCATGTCAAGTATCGTATACCTCAATGGGAACCTCCTCTTTATTCGCCCACGTTGAATTCTGATGATG GTGATAGCTCTCTAGATGAAAAGGAAGCGAGTGATGATGAAACGAAAGACAACAATGAAGTATTAACTGATGGAACTTATGATAAATTGATTGAAGGTGTAAACGGTATATATAAAA atcttAAAGAGGATAAAGTATTCAAAAAGAATGGAATGGTAAAAAAGGTACAATATTTCACacataaagttaaaaaatcGCGGCCTCGTCTTGTAACTGAAA
- the Set2 gene encoding SET domain containing 2 isoform X1 translates to MGRKKKATATTRGKATTRNKASTVEPRAPPKVITKSDPAFMNKDCSESESQDSNSLTMPMASMSHKNFGKYRCLAEKVSQMSEMCGDICGTPPPNVEVKIVDPCASSESDNSNSIEILNSMNHTGGSDMPVLRSLGRINRSDRSSDSGSPISFKLLRTKLLQKINCENKINNENDITLSTVSFDTQLPDPTLNIITCNDPRRGFTSSVSHYSDILESFSPIMKADVDSNDAVDGFADSYENEKLTEDDSKDYVEKMSNNDDEMYTIFEILDDNPEGECGDSKMEHNLFSVSDSVMSDNSVNNTLVNTDASSSFSRTKDDRKDTLSPVKDVSTDLDDFENRISSIKLSSNIETYSMSENVCSDFPSKSLTVLEERKIDDSTNASETCSTPTSMVSEEDSRTASKLEPERVEPLSNCSTDSSSSSSISGIRRSNRIKTINVLKQRSRGHGLVKTPPKSSLAKDVITKNLENEKLDKSNLSTLTSQCSPVFSVPNMDAENRPVKVKSRWRRSSEMEMGSRSPITPPLNSPNTLNASSSKLSSENSNDANGRMSVETVDCSESKTSKKSDDQAIQDRLSQFLIILENEYHCDRAISKEARKMTCDCFLTKEEVERGELGCGEDCLNRLLMIECNSRCPVGGRCTNRRFQTNQYSELRVIKTERKGLGIQAVDDIPRGEFLMEYVGEVLNWEQFNQRAQEYSSDKNTHHYFMSLKGDAVIDATLKGNISRFINHSCDPNAETQKWTVNGDLRIGFFSKKDITAGDEITFDYQFQRYGKEGLRCFCEASNCRGWIGEEPDSSEDEDEPEEPEVDSEVVIEAKTLVEDENLDVLVEESNEVSDPTPDVVDNMVVEDQTKIVTVTRRRSKRNRFASCKNDLRQDMDLEEEMNMLHLSGIKNQSHTLALCRAMVRAKQIEARILLLRLLATADLPCRRLFLDYRGLRLLASWCEDADDFVRLEILFALKKLPIPNKTLLEENKILSTIEKWQEDTKDDSSDDSRPGTPVFIDESTGLPAENVSRFKSTDSSQDSQDSIKKDDENINKLSKQLLENWASLQEVFKIPKKERIQLMKEHERQANELQAENDKEKETPKEERWEERYNRHDREKKRPVISVLDLPRRNQIRLDDRVLASVPPMSKEERRREFAARAAHQEQLRRAQASLSNTTVLVDPNASRGPILTPTGHWTPNHEPIQSIPPANYGNIIVNGAPGTTPVDYGMTDFTQPEYMQIDYPSNEYAQPNKYQFGYSANQQIYPTPPVNSSMPPPVPGYSFNPNYNTVPYQSTNYCNTPPVPPVSPFQNMSIPPGHSQSNLSTCVMPIHTISSIPSQLNISPLASQPIPSIVAMQTNSVIQNPSPTIAPQPIPTLVPSLPSQYLYSANNAQHSNTVKYYQPPPDTKLPPIQDHRKVETTTLAEDVNDNINDVGNDVIPWTPVRLPSRWRSMKDPRGRTYYYHVKYRIPQWEPPLYSPTLNSDDGDSSLDEKEASDDETKDNNEVLTDGTYDKLIEGVNGIYKNLKEDKVFKKNGMVKKVQYFTHKVKKSRPRLVTERIISPRLEEDKINAKMDLKRYKETKEKLRKRKELALAAAGCPDSLNKYKKRSKSSKHKKVKEPPAVVEVGEKAARHIKEKFRASMARVMVHHLDPYRRDDCIIGHITNTADFKHLARKLTHFVMLKELKHCQTVSDLECNDSVKQKAKEFVKKYMAKYGPVYIRPLDEVDC, encoded by the exons atggggcGTAAAAAGAAAGCAACGGCAACCACCAGGGGGAAAGCCACAACAAGAAACAAAGCGTCCACGGTTGAACCTCGAGCTCCGCCCAAGGTGATCACCAAAAGCGATCCAGCCTTTATGAACAAAGACTGCAGCGAGAGCGAATCTCAAGATTCTAACAGCTTAACGATGCCGATGGCTTCGATGAGTCACAAAAACTTCGGCAAATACAGGTGTCTAGCTGAAAAGGTTTCACAAATGAGCGAAATGTGCGGAGACATTTGCGGTACTCCGCCTCCCAACGTGGAAGTGAAAATTGTGGATCCGTGTGCCAGTTCCGAATCGGACAACAGTAACTCCatagaaatattaaattcaatgaaTCACACCGGTGGTTCCGATATGCCTGTGCTACGCTCGTTGGGCCGAATCAATCGCAGCGATCGTAGCTCTGATTCCGGAAGCCCCATCTCGTTCAAACTGTTGCGGACGAAGTTGTTGCAGAAAATAaactgtgaaaataaaattaataatgaaaatgataTAACTTTATCTACCGTTTCTTTTGATACTCAATTGCCGGATCCCACGCTGAATATAATAACATGTAACGATCCGAGGAGGGGTTTCACATCGTCTGTTAGTCATTATAGTGATATACTCGAAAGCTTTTCTCCGATTATGAAAGCGGACGTGGATTCTAATGACGCCGTCGATGGTTTTGCAGATAGTTATGAAAATGAAAAGCTCACCGAAGACGATAGTAAAGATTATGTTGAAAAAATGAGCAATAATGATGATGAAATGTatactatttttgaaatattagaCGACAATCCCGAAGGCGAATGCGGCGATTCAAAGATGGAACACAATTTATTTTCAGTGTCGGACTCGGTAATGTCCGATAATTCAGTCAATAACACTTTAGTCAACACTGATGCCAGTTCGTCTTTTAGCCGAACGAAAGACGACAGAAAAGATACTCTATCACCAGTCAAAGACGTGTCGACGGATTTAGACGACTTTGAAAATAGGATAAGTAGCATAAAATTGTCTTCGAATATTGAAACGTACAGCATGTCGGAAAATGTATGTTCTGATTTTCCTAGTAAATCGCTTACAGTACTCGAAGAGAGAAAGATTGACGATTCGACTAACGCTTCGGAAACATGCTCTACGCCTACGTCGATGGTTTCAGAAGAAGATTCACGCACCGCTAGTAAATTGGAACCCGAGAGAGTTGAACCACTTTCGAATTGTTCGACGGATTCGTCTTCGTCGTCAAGCATCTCTGGAATCAGAAGATCGAATAGAATCAAGACTATTAACGTCCTCAAACAGCGATCCAGGGGACATGGTCTCGTTAAAACCCCGCCGAAATCCTCACTCGCCAAAGATGTCATTACTAAAAACCTGGAAAACGAAAAGTTAGATAAATCAAATCTGTCCACATTGACTTCTCAATGCTCTCCAGTGTTTTCTGTGCCGAATATGGACGCCGAAAACAGGCCAGTTAAAGTGAAGTCGCGGTGGCGGAGATCCAGCGAGATGGAGATGGGTAGCAGGTCTCCTATAACGCCGCCTTTAAACAGTCCCAATACTTTAAACGCCAGCAGTTCAAAGTTGTCATCGGAGAACTCGAATGATGCCAACGGTCGCATGTCCGTTGAAACTGTAGATTGCTCCGAATCTAAAACTAGTAAAAAATCCGACGACCAAGCCATACAAGATAGACTATCTCAATTCTTGATCATTCTTGAAAATGAATATCACTGTGATAGAGCGATTAGTAAAGAAGCTAGGAAGATGACTTGTGATTGTTTTTTGACTAAAGAAGAAGTTGAACGAGGAGAGTTGGGCTGCGGCGAAGACTGCTTGAATCGCTTGCTGATGATAGAAtg TAATTCTCGTTGTCCTGTCGGCGGTCGTTGTACTAATAGAAGATTTCAAACCAATCAGTATTCCGAGTTGCGTGTAATTAAAACTGAAAGGAAAGGTTTGGGTATTCAAGCTGTTGATGATATTCCAcg GGGCGAATTTCTGATGGAGTATGTGGGAGAAGTGCTCAATTGGGAACAGTTCAATCAAAGAGCACAAGAATATTCGTCCGATAAGAATACTCATCATTATTTCATGTCCTTAAAAGGCGACGCTGTGATAGACGCCACGTTGAAAGGAAacatttctcgttttataaatCATTCATGTGATCCGAATGCGGAAACTCAAAAGTGGACAGTGAACGGTGATCTAAGAATTGGTTTTTTCAGTAAAAAAGACATCACTGCTGGTGATGAAATAACTTTCGACTATCAATTTCAAAGATATGG aAAAGAAGGCTTGAGATGTTTTTGTGAAGCTAGCAACTGTCGTGGTTGGATCGGCGAAGAGCCTGATTCCTCCGAGGATGAG gaTGAACCGGAAGAGCCTGAAGTAGACAGTGAAGTTGTTATTGAGGCAAAAACTTTGGTTGAAGATGAGAATCTAGATGTTTTAGTAGAAGAATCAAATGAAGTTTCAGACCCAACACCTGATGTCGTTGACAATATGGTAGTTGAAGACCAAACTAAGATTGTTACTGTTACTCGGAGGAGATCAAAACGAAATCGATTTGCTAGTTGTAAAAATGATTTACGCCAGGATATGGAT TTGGAAGAAGAAATGAATATGTTGCATCTTAGTGGTATTAAAAATCAATCACACACACTTGCACTCTGTCGAGCTATGGTCCGAGCCAAGCAGATAGAAGCCAGGATATTATTACTACGGTTGTTGGCGACCGCAGACTTACCTTGTAGACGGCTATTTCTTGACTATCGAGGGTTGCGCTTGTTGGCCTCGTGGTGCGAAGATGCCGATGATTTTGTTAG gtTAGAAATACTATTCGCACTAAAAAAGTTACCTATACCGAATAAAACTTTACTCGAagagaataaaatattatcgactATAGAAAAATGGCAAGAAGATACTAAAGATGATTCTAGTGATGATAGTAGGCCTGGTACACCTGTGTTCATCGATGAAAGCACTGGTTTACCCGCTGAAAATGTTTCAAGATTTAAAAGCACTGATTCCAGTCAAGATTCACAAGACAGTATTAAAAAAGATGATGAAAACATCAATAAACTATCTAAACAACTTTTGGAGAATTGGGCTAGCTTAcag GAAGTGTTCAAAATACCCAAAAAAGAACGCATTCAATTAATGAAAGAGCACGAACGTCAAGCAAATGAACTCCAAGCGGAAAACGACAAAGAAAAGGAAACACCGAAAGAAGAGAGATGGGAAGAACGGTACAATCGGCACGATAGAGAGAAAAAGCGTCCGGTTATATCAGTTCTTGATTTACCTCGTAGAAATCAAATTag ATTGGATGATCGTGTGCTGGCTTCCGTACCTCCCATGTCCAAGGAGGAAAGAAGAAGAGAATTCGCCGCTCGAGCTGCCCATCAAGAACAACTGCGGCGTGCCCAAGCTTCGTTATCGAATACTACCGTATTAGTCGATCCAAATGCATCGAGAGGGCCTATACTTACACCAACCGGTCATTGGACACCTAATCACGAACCAATTCAG AGCATTCCGCCTGCCAATTATGGGAACATCATAGTCAACGGTGCGCCAGGTACTACGCCGGTGGATTACGGCATGACCGATTTCACACAACCAGAATATATGCAAATTGATTACCCATCCAATGAATACGCACAACCTAATAAATATCAATTCGGATATAGTGCAAATCAACAAATTTATCCAACTCCGCCGGTAAATTCATCGATGCCTCCTCCGGTACCCGGCTATAGTTTCAATCCTAATTATAACACTGTACCGTACCAGAGTACGAATTATTGCAACACTCCTCCGGTGCCACCGGTATCGCCTttccaaaatatgtcaattccACCTGGACACTCTCAGTCTAATTTGTCGACATGTGTTATGCCGATTCATACAATTTCGTCAATACCATCTCAACTTAATATTTCGCCGTTGGCAAGTCAACCCATCCCGTCAATAGTAGCAATGCAGACTAACTCGGTAATCCAAAATCCATCTCCAACTATTGCTCCGCAGCCGATTCCTACGTTAGTCCCATCGCTTCCTTCTCAATATTTGTATTCCGCCAATAACGCACAACATAGTAATACAGTTAAATATTATCAACCGCCACCAGATACGAAATTACCACCAATTCAAGATCATCGCAAAGTCGAAACGACTACTCTCGCTGAAGatgtaaat GATAATATTAATGATGTTGGAAATGATGTTATTCCTTGGACTCCGGTTAGATTGCCGTCTAGATGGAGATCAATGAAGGATCCTCGAGGTCGAACTTATTACTATCATGTCAAGTATCGTATACCTCAATGGGAACCTCCTCTTTATTCGCCCACGTTGAATTCTGATGATG GTGATAGCTCTCTAGATGAAAAGGAAGCGAGTGATGATGAAACGAAAGACAACAATGAAGTATTAACTGATGGAACTTATGATAAATTGATTGAAGGTGTAAACGGTATATATAAAA atcttAAAGAGGATAAAGTATTCAAAAAGAATGGAATGGTAAAAAAGGTACAATATTTCACacataaagttaaaaaatcGCGGCCTCGTCTTGTAACTGAAA